A window of the Comamonas sp. Y33R10-2 genome harbors these coding sequences:
- a CDS encoding amino acid ABC transporter substrate-binding protein has protein sequence MLFSARPLKRLRSSMTTLNMAAALIVSFSALPAAQAGELEKIKAAGRITIAHRDTSIPFSYLDANKKPIGYAMDLCSKLVDAIRAQLQIPALPVDYLAVSSAARIPTIVESKASLECGSTTNTAERRKQVDFTISHFIASVRLLTPVSSNITAVDDLSGKTVVSTKGSTSITELARINTERLLKIKIMPANNHQEGFDAVAAGTAQAFAMDDVLLSGLRAQSKEPAKYAIVGKPMTVEPYAIMLPKDDEAFKKVVNQEMLRLIRSGELQALYAKWFQKPIAPNGINLEMPMSYLLRESLRYPTDKVSN, from the coding sequence ATGCTTTTTTCGGCTCGTCCCCTCAAGCGCCTGCGCTCATCCATGACAACGCTCAACATGGCTGCAGCACTGATTGTCTCTTTCAGCGCCCTACCCGCCGCGCAGGCTGGCGAGCTAGAAAAAATCAAGGCCGCAGGGCGCATTACGATCGCTCACCGCGATACGTCGATTCCTTTTTCCTATCTTGATGCCAACAAAAAGCCCATTGGCTATGCCATGGACCTGTGCAGCAAACTTGTAGATGCCATTCGTGCGCAATTGCAGATACCCGCACTGCCCGTGGACTATTTGGCGGTCAGCTCTGCGGCGCGTATTCCGACCATCGTTGAGAGCAAGGCGTCGCTGGAATGCGGCTCTACCACCAATACAGCCGAGCGCCGCAAGCAAGTCGACTTCACCATTTCTCACTTCATCGCCTCGGTACGCTTGCTCACTCCCGTCAGCAGCAACATCACTGCGGTGGATGACTTAAGCGGAAAAACTGTGGTCTCGACTAAGGGCTCGACCAGCATCACAGAGCTTGCGCGCATCAATACTGAGCGCCTGCTGAAAATAAAAATCATGCCCGCTAACAACCACCAAGAAGGTTTTGATGCAGTTGCCGCTGGCACAGCCCAAGCCTTTGCGATGGATGATGTGCTGCTATCCGGCCTGCGCGCCCAGTCCAAAGAGCCTGCTAAATACGCGATTGTGGGCAAGCCCATGACGGTTGAGCCTTACGCAATCATGCTGCCCAAGGACGATGAGGCCTTTAAGAAGGTGGTTAATCAGGAAATGCTGCGCCTTATCCGCAGCGGTGAGCTGCAGGCGCTCTACGCCAAGTGGTTTCAAAAGCCGATTGCACCCAACGGCATCAACTTAGAGATGCCCATGTCTTACTTGCTGCGTGAATCGTTGCGCTACCCCACAGACAAAGTCAGCAATTAA
- the ligA gene encoding NAD-dependent DNA ligase LigA, which translates to MTENLDLFSAEPLEPKGLSAIKTGVSTAATPASVQAKAQQLRTQLNQWAHEYYVQDAPTVPDGEYDRLYQQLQALEGAYPELITPDSPTQRVIGAVLDGLAPVRHAVPMLSIQTETDNEASGAIAFDQRVRKELELTETDPAVEYVAEPKFDGLAMSLRYQNGVLVQAATRGDGELGEDVTHNIRTIRQIPLCLPADQNVPPVVEVRGEVHMAKADLDKLNERQQAAGAKTFANPRNAAAGSVRQLDSGIAAQRPLSFFAYGLGEITPAAEGGPDFGTHYAMLQTLKSWGFPVAPQVSIALGASELVAFHERIGADRANLAYEIDGVVYKVNSLALQRQLGFKSREPRWAVAHKYPAQEMPTVMEAIDVQVGRTGKLTPVARLAPVQVGGVIVTNATLSNLFDIRKKRVRVGDMVIVRRAGDVIPEVAGRVPGVRPVYVPNFRMPKACPICGSEVVREKGEANHRCTGGLFCGAQRKEAILHFAHRRAMDIEGLGDKLVDQLVDAQVVRVLPDLYKLGLTSLAALDRMAVKSAQNVLDALEKSKRTTLQRFLFGLGIRNVGESTAKDLAKHFGTLDAIMDASVEELVQVKDVGPIVAESLHTFFAQPHNREVVEQLRACGVNWEEGEPAEKAPQILAGLTVVLTGTLPTLGRDTAKDMLEAAGAKVSGSVSKKTSYVVAGAEAGSKLAKAEELGVPVLDEAGMLALLAGGKPV; encoded by the coding sequence ATGACCGAGAATTTAGACCTTTTTTCCGCTGAGCCCCTAGAACCAAAAGGACTATCTGCTATTAAAACAGGAGTTTCTACAGCAGCAACGCCTGCCAGCGTGCAAGCTAAAGCGCAGCAGCTGCGCACCCAGCTCAACCAATGGGCGCATGAATACTATGTGCAAGACGCTCCTACGGTGCCTGATGGCGAGTACGACCGCCTCTATCAGCAGCTGCAAGCGCTCGAAGGCGCCTACCCCGAACTCATTACCCCCGACTCGCCCACGCAGCGCGTGATTGGTGCGGTGCTCGATGGCCTTGCTCCTGTGCGTCACGCCGTGCCCATGCTGAGCATTCAGACCGAAACCGATAACGAGGCCTCAGGTGCCATCGCTTTCGATCAGCGCGTACGCAAAGAGCTGGAGTTGACAGAGACCGACCCCGCTGTGGAATATGTGGCCGAGCCCAAGTTCGATGGCCTTGCCATGAGCTTGCGTTATCAAAATGGAGTGCTGGTGCAAGCCGCCACCCGCGGCGACGGTGAGTTGGGTGAGGATGTGACGCACAACATTCGCACCATTCGCCAGATTCCGCTGTGCTTGCCCGCTGACCAGAATGTGCCGCCCGTGGTAGAGGTGCGCGGCGAGGTGCATATGGCCAAGGCCGATCTGGACAAGCTCAACGAGCGCCAGCAGGCCGCAGGCGCCAAAACCTTTGCCAACCCGCGCAATGCGGCGGCGGGATCGGTGCGCCAGCTGGATTCAGGCATCGCCGCCCAGCGCCCGCTTTCCTTCTTTGCCTACGGCCTGGGCGAGATCACGCCGGCCGCTGAAGGCGGGCCAGACTTTGGCACTCACTACGCCATGCTGCAGACGCTGAAGTCATGGGGTTTTCCGGTTGCACCCCAGGTATCTATTGCACTAGGTGCTTCTGAATTAGTAGCATTTCATGAGCGCATAGGGGCTGATCGTGCCAATTTGGCTTATGAAATTGATGGCGTGGTCTACAAGGTCAACAGCTTGGCTTTGCAGCGTCAACTGGGCTTCAAGAGCCGCGAGCCGCGATGGGCCGTGGCGCACAAATACCCTGCGCAAGAGATGCCTACAGTGATGGAAGCCATCGACGTGCAAGTGGGCCGCACTGGCAAGCTCACCCCCGTGGCGCGGCTTGCGCCTGTGCAAGTGGGCGGCGTGATTGTGACCAATGCCACGCTATCTAATCTGTTCGACATTCGCAAAAAGCGCGTGCGCGTGGGTGACATGGTCATCGTGCGCCGCGCCGGCGATGTGATTCCGGAGGTTGCGGGTAGGGTGCCTGGAGTTCGTCCAGTTTACGTACCCAACTTTCGCATGCCCAAGGCCTGTCCCATCTGCGGCAGTGAAGTGGTGCGTGAAAAAGGCGAGGCTAACCACCGCTGCACGGGCGGCCTGTTCTGTGGCGCGCAGCGCAAAGAAGCCATCCTTCACTTCGCCCACCGCCGAGCTATGGATATTGAAGGTCTGGGCGACAAGCTGGTCGATCAGTTGGTGGATGCGCAGGTGGTGCGCGTGCTGCCTGATCTCTACAAGCTGGGTTTGACGTCTCTTGCGGCGCTAGATCGCATGGCGGTCAAATCGGCCCAGAACGTACTTGATGCGCTGGAAAAATCCAAGCGCACCACGCTGCAGCGCTTTTTGTTTGGCTTGGGGATTCGCAATGTGGGCGAGTCCACGGCCAAAGACTTGGCCAAGCATTTCGGCACGCTGGATGCCATCATGGATGCGAGTGTTGAAGAGCTGGTCCAGGTCAAAGACGTAGGCCCCATAGTGGCTGAAAGCCTTCACACCTTTTTTGCCCAACCGCACAACCGCGAGGTGGTAGAGCAGCTGCGCGCTTGCGGTGTGAACTGGGAAGAGGGCGAGCCCGCTGAGAAAGCACCGCAAATTCTGGCGGGCTTGACGGTGGTGCTGACCGGCACCCTGCCCACGCTGGGACGCGATACGGCCAAAGATATGCTGGAGGCAGCTGGCGCCAAAGTCTCTGGCTCGGTAAGTAAAAAAACCAGCTATGTGGTGGCAGGGGCAGAGGCGGGCAGCAAGCTGGCCAAGGCCGAAGAATTGGGTGTGCCTGTGCTGGACGAAGCGGGCATGCTGGCGCTGCTGGCTGGCGGGAAGCCGGTGTAA
- a CDS encoding patatin-like phospholipase family protein produces MNTLRRKPIVGLALGSGSARGWAHFGVLHALRQAGISPDIICGTSIGSLVGATYAAGEMDAFESWVLGLGKRKVFGFMDFNLGGGLLKGEKIIEFWRENFVQETMEELGAPFGCVATDLQTGAEVWLRKGSIAESVRASIALPGLFTPSSLDGRLLVDGGLVNPVPVSLARAMGADIVIAVDLNADIMRKHMKPVDMSESELKIHTREVHVSQMHLEDEEPPQPLGVIPEALAAHASPVGWTGKWKRSMTSMSSSVMRMGRKEGSDEDEDDSPRIPSLLNVVMASVNIMQMRITRSRMAGDPAEVLIAPRLSHIGLMDFHRGRESIDEGYAATQQVLPALKGWGL; encoded by the coding sequence ATGAACACATTGCGACGCAAACCGATTGTTGGGCTGGCTTTAGGTAGCGGATCTGCCCGTGGCTGGGCTCATTTTGGCGTGCTGCATGCACTGCGCCAGGCAGGGATCAGCCCCGACATCATCTGCGGCACATCCATAGGTTCGCTGGTCGGTGCAACCTATGCGGCCGGCGAAATGGACGCATTTGAGAGCTGGGTGCTGGGTTTAGGCAAGCGCAAAGTCTTCGGCTTCATGGACTTCAACCTGGGCGGTGGTTTGCTCAAGGGCGAGAAGATCATCGAGTTCTGGCGCGAAAACTTTGTGCAGGAAACCATGGAGGAGCTGGGCGCTCCATTTGGCTGCGTGGCAACCGATCTGCAAACGGGTGCTGAAGTCTGGCTGCGCAAGGGCTCGATTGCTGAGTCGGTGCGTGCCTCTATCGCTTTGCCCGGATTGTTCACGCCATCCAGTCTTGATGGGCGCTTATTGGTCGATGGGGGCTTAGTCAACCCAGTTCCGGTGTCCTTGGCACGCGCCATGGGAGCGGATATTGTGATTGCCGTTGACCTGAATGCCGACATCATGCGCAAGCACATGAAGCCTGTGGACATGAGCGAGAGTGAGTTGAAAATTCACACCCGAGAGGTTCATGTGTCGCAGATGCATCTCGAAGATGAGGAGCCGCCTCAGCCCTTGGGGGTGATTCCTGAGGCGCTGGCGGCCCATGCATCCCCAGTGGGCTGGACGGGCAAGTGGAAGCGCAGCATGACCAGCATGTCATCTTCTGTCATGCGTATGGGACGCAAGGAGGGCAGTGATGAGGATGAAGATGATTCCCCGCGCATTCCCTCGCTACTCAACGTGGTGATGGCCAGCGTGAACATCATGCAAATGCGCATTACGCGCAGCCGCATGGCGGGAGACCCGGCGGAAGTACTGATCGCGCCGCGCCTCTCGCATATCGGCCTCATGGACTTTCACCGTGGGCGTGAGTCCATTGATGAGGGCTATGCAGCAACGCAGCAGGTGCTGCCAGCGCTCAAGGGTTGGGGACTGTAA
- a CDS encoding cell division protein FtsZ — protein sequence MSHLQISLAVLGVVLLILIIAYNSWSARRNAPKRAEPVEESADPLRHEPGMNTVGHGSDLTKYQSEPVLGDFGQAIPGAEPVQLPEAAGRFAEADAELARLVARDAHEDAQRQESAAQDNLAAQNGAQPEGEVTAQRTDAAIAAVNGQAASTKEHTQPIEPVLTGELLSASIPPASSVERRGYLDALIDAIAPITVAQPVPGEVALQAQPSTRRAGNKPFSIEGMNKDSKEWEPLQAGQRYLGFQAGVQLANRTGSLNEIEFSEFVTKIQRFADALGAMADVPNMLNEVARARELDQFASEHDAQLSFMLRARQASWSAGYVQQNAQRLGFVTTPMPGRMVLQSPHHGLPPELVLSYDPQAAMGADLDQSVVREFLLSLDVAQVPRGQQPFVRLRQVAEQLCQTMDGVLCDQNGYLLPVSALDPIQHDLELLYDKLDSRELSAGSLLARRLFS from the coding sequence ATGAGTCATTTGCAAATCAGTCTGGCCGTTTTGGGTGTAGTGCTATTGATTCTGATCATTGCCTACAATTCTTGGTCCGCGCGCCGCAATGCGCCCAAGCGCGCAGAGCCTGTTGAGGAAAGCGCCGATCCGCTGCGCCATGAGCCCGGTATGAACACCGTGGGTCACGGCTCTGACCTGACCAAATACCAAAGCGAGCCTGTGCTGGGCGACTTTGGCCAAGCCATCCCCGGCGCTGAGCCAGTACAGTTGCCTGAAGCTGCTGGCCGCTTTGCAGAAGCCGATGCCGAATTGGCTCGTCTGGTGGCACGTGACGCGCACGAAGACGCGCAGCGCCAAGAGTCTGCGGCGCAAGATAATCTGGCGGCTCAAAACGGTGCCCAACCAGAAGGCGAAGTCACAGCCCAGCGCACCGATGCAGCCATTGCAGCTGTCAACGGTCAAGCTGCAAGCACTAAAGAACATACTCAGCCGATTGAGCCTGTGCTCACCGGCGAGCTTTTGTCTGCCTCAATTCCGCCTGCATCCTCGGTAGAACGCCGTGGCTACCTAGATGCGCTGATTGACGCCATCGCCCCCATCACCGTGGCGCAACCTGTGCCCGGCGAAGTGGCGTTGCAGGCCCAGCCCAGCACACGCCGTGCGGGCAACAAGCCCTTCTCCATTGAAGGCATGAACAAAGACAGCAAAGAGTGGGAGCCTCTGCAAGCTGGTCAGCGCTATCTGGGCTTTCAGGCCGGTGTGCAGCTGGCTAACCGTACAGGCTCGCTCAACGAAATTGAGTTCTCGGAGTTTGTCACCAAGATTCAGCGCTTTGCCGATGCCTTGGGTGCCATGGCTGATGTGCCCAATATGCTCAATGAAGTGGCGCGGGCCCGCGAGTTAGACCAATTCGCCAGCGAGCATGATGCCCAGCTGAGCTTTATGCTGCGCGCCCGTCAAGCCTCATGGAGCGCAGGCTATGTGCAGCAAAACGCACAGCGTTTGGGCTTTGTCACAACGCCCATGCCCGGACGCATGGTGCTGCAGTCGCCACACCATGGCTTGCCGCCCGAGCTGGTGCTCAGCTACGACCCGCAGGCCGCCATGGGCGCCGATCTGGATCAGTCCGTGGTGCGTGAATTTTTGCTGAGTTTGGATGTCGCACAGGTGCCGCGAGGCCAGCAGCCTTTTGTGCGCTTGCGTCAAGTGGCCGAGCAGCTGTGCCAGACTATGGACGGTGTGCTTTGCGACCAAAATGGTTACTTGCTGCCAGTGTCAGCGCTCGATCCGATTCAGCATGATTTAGAGCTGCTGTACGACAAGCTCGACAGCCGCGAGCTGTCAGCAGGATCGCTTCTTGCCAGAAGGCTTTTTAGCTAA
- the smc gene encoding chromosome segregation protein SMC, which produces MRLNTIKLSGFKSFAEPTNFVLPGQMVGVVGPNGCGKSNIMDAVRWVLGESKASELRGESMQDVIFNGTTHRKPSSRASVELSFDNSDHRAGGQWGQFGEIAVKRVLTRDGNSSYFINNQAVRRRDVQDVFLGTGLGPRAYAIIGQGTISRIIESRPEELRLFLEEAAGVSKYKERRRETENRLSATTENLTRVEDILRELNANLDKLEKQAEVAAKYNGLNAQVTLKQQQLWFMKRAEAEGEQDRVRVDGLKVVNELEERMADIRNNESGLETLRQSHYDASDQVNQAQSKLYEATAEVGKLEAEIRYVVEGRQRVQQRLQQLAEQLLLWSSRSEEAQGEIENIEGAGMDAEEQAEMLAAQLEEQSIRLPDLEDALRTAQKADADQRGSVVQVQQQIQVLAAEQRSLDEQRRQFETRYERLRTDRNALQTPDEARLTNLQAQLSEAQELAEMADAVLNELQDSVPQLDEDRRTRQQAVNAESSRHADLSARLDALKALQEKVKTDGKLQPWLAKHGLDGLQGLWSRIAIESGWENALEAALRERLSALEVGRLDMVRGFLGSGGQDAPPARLAFFSTAQAAGASSTARFARLSDLLKINDAGLRAVLVDWLSGCYTAPSLDEALAKRAELQAGETIYVPTGHAVTAHSVTFYAQDSEQSGLLARAQEIEHLEKEVRAQQLIADESRSALVRAESAYADASQRLVAARREATESQGRAHELQVETLRLSQLAEQARARNAQISADLSEVEAQLSDIEERKMSAEGRFEELDMQLADSQERHAQLGDRVLEAERRLNESREQLRTLERQAQEATFSQRTLHARRAELSRTIETASQQAKSLAEEQQRAQDELTRLTDAAAQGGLQDALDLKMQREKDVAQRRSEYEDLTNKLRASDERRQSLEKALDPLRQRITEFQLKEQAARLGLEQYSNLLAEANADLAAVSQSIAEGNVRMHGLQGEIDRLHREIAALGAVNLAALDELTLAKERKTFLDAQMDDLTQAMDTLEDAIRKIDAETRDLLTGTFDIVNQHFGRMFPELFGGGQAKLVITGDEILDAGVQVIAQPPGKKNQTIHLLSGGEKALTAIALVFAIFQLNPAPFCLLDEVDAPLDDANTERYAKLVHSMSKSTQFLFISHNKIAMEMAEQLIGVTMQEQGVSRIVAVDMESALSMAELS; this is translated from the coding sequence GTGCGCCTGAATACGATCAAGCTCTCCGGCTTTAAATCCTTTGCCGAACCCACTAATTTTGTGCTGCCCGGGCAGATGGTTGGCGTGGTCGGCCCTAACGGTTGCGGCAAGTCCAACATCATGGATGCGGTGCGCTGGGTGCTGGGCGAGAGCAAGGCCAGCGAGTTGCGTGGCGAGTCCATGCAGGACGTGATTTTTAACGGCACTACGCACCGCAAGCCATCGAGCCGCGCCAGTGTGGAGTTGTCGTTTGATAACAGCGATCACCGCGCTGGTGGGCAGTGGGGCCAGTTTGGCGAAATTGCCGTCAAGCGCGTTCTTACGCGTGACGGTAACAGCAGCTATTTCATCAACAACCAAGCTGTGCGTCGACGTGACGTGCAGGACGTGTTTCTGGGTACGGGCTTGGGGCCACGTGCCTACGCCATCATTGGCCAGGGCACGATCAGTCGCATCATCGAGTCGCGCCCGGAAGAGCTGCGTTTGTTTCTCGAAGAAGCGGCTGGGGTTTCAAAATACAAGGAGCGCCGACGTGAGACGGAAAACCGCCTCTCGGCCACGACCGAGAACCTCACCCGTGTGGAAGACATTCTGCGCGAGCTCAACGCCAATCTTGATAAATTGGAAAAGCAGGCCGAAGTTGCGGCCAAGTACAACGGCCTGAACGCGCAGGTCACGCTCAAGCAGCAGCAGCTGTGGTTTATGAAGCGTGCCGAAGCCGAAGGCGAGCAAGACCGCGTGCGCGTTGATGGCCTCAAGGTCGTCAACGAGCTTGAAGAGCGTATGGCCGATATCCGCAATAACGAAAGCGGACTTGAAACCCTGCGCCAGTCGCACTACGACGCCAGCGACCAAGTCAACCAAGCGCAAAGCAAGCTGTACGAGGCCACGGCTGAAGTCGGCAAGCTTGAAGCCGAAATTCGATACGTGGTCGAAGGCCGCCAGCGTGTGCAGCAGCGTCTGCAGCAGTTGGCAGAGCAACTGCTGCTGTGGAGCAGCCGCAGCGAAGAGGCGCAGGGCGAGATCGAGAACATTGAAGGCGCGGGCATGGATGCCGAAGAGCAGGCAGAAATGCTGGCTGCTCAGCTCGAAGAGCAAAGCATTCGCCTGCCCGACTTAGAAGATGCGCTGCGTACTGCGCAAAAAGCCGATGCTGACCAGCGCGGCTCTGTGGTGCAGGTGCAGCAGCAAATTCAGGTGCTGGCCGCCGAGCAGCGCAGTCTGGATGAGCAGCGCCGCCAGTTTGAAACCCGTTACGAGCGCCTGCGCACGGACCGCAATGCGCTGCAAACGCCTGATGAAGCGCGCCTGACTAATTTGCAGGCGCAGTTATCCGAAGCCCAAGAGCTGGCTGAGATGGCTGATGCCGTGCTCAACGAACTGCAAGACAGCGTGCCCCAGTTGGACGAAGACCGTCGCACGCGTCAGCAAGCGGTGAATGCGGAAAGCAGCCGCCACGCCGATTTGTCGGCGCGGCTTGATGCACTCAAGGCACTGCAGGAAAAGGTCAAGACCGATGGCAAGCTCCAGCCTTGGTTGGCCAAGCATGGTCTGGATGGCTTGCAAGGGCTGTGGAGCCGTATTGCCATTGAGTCGGGCTGGGAAAATGCCCTCGAGGCCGCGCTGCGCGAGCGCTTGAGCGCTTTGGAAGTGGGCCGCCTTGATATGGTGCGCGGCTTTTTGGGCTCGGGTGGGCAAGATGCACCGCCAGCGCGTCTGGCTTTTTTCAGCACCGCACAAGCGGCTGGAGCATCGTCCACGGCCCGCTTTGCCCGCCTGAGCGACTTGCTCAAGATCAACGATGCCGGTCTGCGCGCTGTGCTGGTGGACTGGCTCTCAGGTTGCTATACGGCGCCTTCACTCGATGAAGCACTGGCCAAGCGCGCTGAGCTCCAGGCCGGCGAAACCATTTATGTGCCCACAGGCCACGCAGTCACCGCGCACAGCGTGACGTTCTATGCGCAGGACTCCGAGCAATCGGGCCTCTTGGCGCGTGCGCAGGAAATTGAGCACCTCGAAAAAGAAGTTCGCGCTCAGCAGTTGATTGCGGACGAGTCGCGCTCTGCGCTGGTGCGCGCCGAAAGCGCGTATGCCGATGCCTCGCAGCGTTTGGTCGCTGCGCGCCGCGAAGCCACAGAGTCGCAAGGCCGAGCCCATGAGCTGCAGGTCGAGACTCTGCGCCTGTCGCAACTGGCCGAGCAAGCGCGTGCGCGCAATGCCCAGATCTCTGCCGATTTGTCTGAAGTAGAGGCACAGCTCTCCGATATCGAAGAGCGCAAGATGTCGGCTGAAGGCCGCTTTGAAGAGCTGGACATGCAGCTGGCCGATAGCCAAGAGCGCCATGCCCAGTTGGGCGACCGCGTGCTCGAAGCCGAGCGCCGCTTGAACGAATCACGCGAGCAGTTGCGCACGTTGGAGCGGCAAGCCCAGGAGGCCACTTTCTCGCAGCGCACCTTGCACGCCCGCCGTGCTGAGCTGTCGCGCACCATTGAAACGGCCAGTCAGCAAGCTAAGTCGCTGGCTGAAGAGCAGCAGCGCGCGCAGGACGAGTTGACGCGCCTGACCGATGCCGCAGCCCAAGGCGGCCTGCAAGACGCGCTTGACTTGAAGATGCAGCGCGAAAAAGACGTTGCCCAGCGCCGCAGCGAATACGAAGACCTGACCAACAAGCTGCGCGCCAGCGATGAGCGCCGCCAGAGCCTTGAAAAAGCGCTGGACCCGCTGCGCCAACGCATTACCGAGTTTCAGCTCAAGGAGCAGGCTGCGCGTCTGGGGCTTGAGCAGTACAGCAATCTGCTGGCCGAAGCCAATGCCGATTTAGCAGCCGTCTCCCAGTCCATCGCCGAGGGCAATGTGCGCATGCATGGTCTGCAGGGCGAAATTGACCGCCTGCACCGCGAGATTGCAGCGCTGGGTGCGGTGAACTTGGCAGCGCTCGATGAACTGACACTGGCCAAAGAGCGCAAGACCTTCCTCGATGCGCAGATGGACGATCTGACTCAGGCCATGGACACCTTGGAAGACGCCATTCGCAAGATTGACGCTGAAACGCGTGATCTGCTGACCGGCACCTTTGACATCGTCAACCAGCACTTTGGCCGCATGTTCCCCGAGCTATTTGGCGGTGGTCAGGCCAAGCTGGTGATTACCGGTGATGAAATTTTGGATGCCGGCGTGCAGGTGATTGCCCAGCCGCCCGGCAAGAAAAATCAGACGATTCACCTGCTCTCGGGCGGGGAGAAGGCGCTTACGGCGATTGCGCTGGTGTTTGCCATTTTCCAGCTCAACCCTGCGCCTTTTTGTTTGCTCGACGAGGTGGACGCGCCGCTGGACGATGCCAACACCGAACGCTATGCCAAGCTGGTTCACAGCATGAGCAAGAGCACGCAGTTCCTGTTCATCAGTCACAACAAGATCGCCATGGAAATGGCGGAGCAGTTGATTGGTGTGACCATGCAGGAGCAGGGCGTTTCACGAATTGTTGCCGTGGACATGGAGTCCGCACTGTCTATGGCTGAGCTATCCTGA